From the Arctopsyche grandis isolate Sample6627 chromosome 2, ASM5162203v2, whole genome shotgun sequence genome, the window gcattgatttatttaaaccgcccaattttccaaaaatttcaaccaaataggcaagtttaacaatgaaattgtcgttcatccacaaatgtgcctcttcatgttggttttcttcgagaaaggttgatatttcttctttgagttcaaacaccctttgaatcatttttgcacgagatagccagcgaacttcacaataatacaaaattgaggtataattagcttccatatcagcacacagctttgcgaacagccttgctctcaaaggactgttcttaatgtagtttataatttttataacttttgtaaaaatgctgttcaattcctcgctcatattttttgacactaGAGCTGCTCTGTGAAGCATACAGTGCGttcagatagcatgtggtgctttctttttgaccaatgcttgaagacctgctttgtgtccggacattgagtgagctccgtcggtacacagtccaacgcaattattccactttatgtcgttttcttcaaaaaaactgtctattatattaaaaatttcaatggatgtggtcttcccaagaatgggtttgcaaaataatatatcttctaatatattattatccgcgacatatcgaacatatgcaattaaacgGGCATCTTTAGCTATATCAGTTGCCTCATCTACTTGTATTGCGAATTTTGAAGTACAAAGACGAGAAACTAATTGATCGCAAATATCTTCAGATATATCATTGATTCTCCTTCCGACTGTATTATCAGCTAGTGGAATTTGTCACAACTGTTTTGTATACGATTCGCCGAACATTATTCGAACCATATCAACAGCTGCTGGTAAAAGTAGGGTTTGTCCTATTATATGTGCTTTCTCACATTTTGCGATTCGGTAAGAGACATGGTACGAAGCCAATAATGCGTTTGGTGTaactgaaagtattttttttaacgtttGCTTCTGAATATTTATCTCAtccaattttctttgaaaaaattctatGGGCTTTTCAACGTATTCAGAATGTAGGGTTTCTAGGTGCCGTTTTAATTTGACTGGTCTCATACTATGTGAAGCCAAAACTTTCGAACACAACAAACACATTGGTTTTTCCAAACCTATAATAACACTTTTATCTATAATAACACTTTAAGCTTTATCTCCTTgtccttttttgattttatttccacTTGTATAAGCATCAGTATCTTCATTATTGTCGACTTTTCTCTTGTAATCACTTAAAAATTTATCCATTCGgctaaaaaacattttattgatataatttaaacaaataataatgaaatgtaattataaaaatatactaactATTATTTTCAGAAAGAAATCACGATAAAAACAATATCACATCCCGGCAATACGCTTCAGTTGACACTTCAGCCACGAGTGACttttaaatttgaggttatTGTTTCATGCAACTAGCGGTCGTTTTGTGCATTAACGAAAaagagcgtttgcaaaggcgcgattttttaaatcttcctctccggatatttttttataggaattaaatgtagatataaaaatgaaagaaaaataaaaataaacattcatgcattgaatttttactgttaagctacgatatgaaatttatttgtagatattatggtttgaaaattatttttttataaaagttttggcgcctcccctggcaatagtccgcgcctcccagtttggaaaccgctggtatatatggatggtgtacatatatgtttatataattgtttttggccaggaacgtgcattgggtttacctgttaggccttcttggtgtaaattaaataaaaaaatatctttgaaTCGGATACATGTATAAAGGGGCTAATTTAATGTTAGCAAAATACTAGTAATGCTAGTAAGGCATCAAATAAAAGGAACACAAAGGAATCAAATAAAACGATTTGAAAGCAAAAAGTGTAGGAAagtagatatttttatatacatataatatataatatatggtcgagtttttgtgcatatttgtatgtactttgTGCTTTGTATGTAAAGTGCTCGTATTCATAGCAACGTATGTATTGACGTTCGTATTGGTTTTTCCTCAATGGAATGATTTCTATTGTGTGTGGGATTTTCCGTGCAAGAGTTGTGGCGACAGATCGGAGCCGAGTTGGTGAGAATGCAGTGGAGTGAAGACATAAAACGAATAAACAAAAGCGAAGTTTACATTTGACAGTTGGCACAACTGAAAGTTGATTAACGAAGAGGCGTGTCAGGGTGCAGCGGATTTGACAGCGTGTTAGGCGGGGCCGCGTTGTCGCGACAGCTGGTATAGGGCGCGCGCCCCCGCTCGATCCGCTGGATTATTCCAGGGAGACTGCAGGCGCGGGATTGTGGGCGAGGCGTCGGAGACGAGACCGCTTCCAATCTGGTAGCACGAACCGGACGCAAGCGCGCCAACGTCAACCATCCGCTCACACGGACACACTAAACGGCTGAGTGGCCAACTCGTCACAACTCACCGACCGCTCCTACCATAGACTACGCCGTAAAATACCATCAATTCTCACGgaaccatatatatatatatatatatatatatatatatatatatatatatatatatatatatatatatatatatatatatatatatatatatatat encodes:
- the LOC143922344 gene encoding protein FAM200B-like, with translation MTDVVQYIRRRPSENLSDECTIQTTKYNASVWCGPLIAEKGLDPRMDKFLSDYKRKVDNNEDTDAYTSLEKPMCLLCSKVLASHSMRPVKLKRHLETLHSEYVEKPIEFFQRKLDEINIQKQTLKKILSVTPNALLASYHVSYRIAKCEKAHIIGQTLLLPAAVDMVRIMFGESYTKQL